The bacterium genome includes the window TATTAGCAAAGATGGTCATTTTATTGCCTACCCGGGAGAGGACATCCTTTCCAGCTTGACTATATGGGAGATGATCGAAAACTCAGAGACTCCCGCTATGCGCGATTTTGCCAAATTGATTAAGCCTAATGTTGCAAATTATATCGAGATGCCGGACCCATTCTTCGGGAAGAAATCGTGGATAATCACAACTGAAATACAATCTACCGGTTGGACTTTCACTATAGTTTATCCAAGTGATGAAATACTTAAGCCGCTTATTACGCTTAGGAACAAGGCTTTTTTCTTTGCTGGATTAATAGTGATAATATTGATTGCGGTTGTAATATTGATTTCATCGACCGTTACTTCTCCTCTTAAACGGCTCGTTAGGCAAATAAAGGAATACACCGACGGCAACTATGAGCAAAGATTATCGGATCAGAATGGGCCGAAAGAAATTCGCGATCTGTCCCGCGCTTTTAATACTATGGGTGCAGCAATATCGGAACATATAGAAAATATTCGCAAGACGACTGCTCAAAAAGAGCGCTATCGCCATGAACTTACTATTGCCGCAGAAATTCAGAGGAGTATTCTACCTCATGAATTTCCACCATTCCCGGAACTGGCTGACTTAATAGATATATATGGTTTTAACAGGCCGGCACTCGAAATTGGGGGTGATTATTTTGACTTCTTTAGATTGCATGGAGGTAAAATAGCGCTCATTATAGCCGATGTCTCGGACAAAGGCGCACCGGCTTCATTTTTCATGGCAATGACAAGGATTTTAATCCGCGAGGTCGCTTCACAGGGCCACTCCCCCGCCGAAATACTCAGGCGTGTCAATCACAGATTGGCCCAGGGGAATCTTTCCTCGATGTTCGTAACACTATTATATTGCGAATATAAATTGGACACCGGGGATATACGCTTAGCTTGTGCTGGACATAATGCACCTATTTGTATATACTCCGATGGCCGAGTCGAGCAGATACCAATGAATGTTGGTCTTCCTCTTGGAGCTTTACCCACAACTCATTACCAAACTACAGAATTCCAACTTCCAACATCTAGCACTATGTTTCTTTACACAGACGGCATCACCGAAGCCATGGATAAAAGTGGCAAAGAGTTCGGGCTGGAAAAACTTGCCTTCAATCTTAAAGGAGCCAATGAACGCGAATGTAAGGAAATAGCTCATGAAATATTGGATAAGATAGATAATTTTGCCGATGGTGCTCCGCAATGCGACGATATAACAATGCTTATCCTAAATCGGAAATACAACAAAGAGCCAATCAAGTATCCTACGCAACTGCAGATGGAAAAATCAACCCTTCTCAGATTACCGGCACATACTAATGTGCTCGATAAAATCGCTACACTTGCCGAACAAATTGCCAATGATTGCGGATTTGACAATAAGGCTACATACCAAATCAAATTGGCTCTCGATGAGATAGTTAATAATGTAATAATGCATGCATATAGCGGGAATCCCTCTGAAACCTTTCAGATAAAATTCATCCCATTCGATGGTGGTTTAAAGATAGAGATTATTGATTATGGTATTCCATTCGATTTTAAGGAAAAACTAGATCGCTACGATGGCAAAGCCACCGCCGATCAAGCCATTGGCGGAATAGGGCTCTATCTCGTTAAACAGTTCGTCGATGAAGTTCATTATGAACCGGAAACCGTGGATGGCAATAAAGTTACAATTATAAAACTAAAAGCACCTAAAGGTGAATAACTTATTAGCCTTCCATGTTAATGAATCAATATCTCGGTGAAATAGCTGCTTTAGGCGCGGCCGTGTGCTGGACTTTTACTTCTGCGTTTTTTACCGAAAGTGGTCGGCGGGTTGGTTCGGTAGTTGTCAATAGGCTGAGGCTTTTGGCCGCTGGTTTATATCTTTCTATTTTCCATGTGCTTATTTATGGTTCGTTCTATCCTATTGATGCGGCACCAGAAAGATTTTTATGGCTGGGTCTATCGGGTATAATTGGTTTCGCTCTAG containing:
- a CDS encoding SpoIIE family protein phosphatase — translated: MITNIKSRLLLTLVPILVILFGLLVYISFKESKETVLKQITRESYELARSHAKEFDVLFESARMSAEGLALSLSDSKGCSKENVLRKLRHNLKKDQFIYGSTASFIPSATRMGSFAPYFYRIGDSLIYNDLDTDDYNYTSWEWFTRPIADGHGSWSEPYFDEGGGSILMTTYSEIIKCNGKTVGVATIDIALDELVSRIKKLHIGQTGYAFIISKDGHFIAYPGEDILSSLTIWEMIENSETPAMRDFAKLIKPNVANYIEMPDPFFGKKSWIITTEIQSTGWTFTIVYPSDEILKPLITLRNKAFFFAGLIVIILIAVVILISSTVTSPLKRLVRQIKEYTDGNYEQRLSDQNGPKEIRDLSRAFNTMGAAISEHIENIRKTTAQKERYRHELTIAAEIQRSILPHEFPPFPELADLIDIYGFNRPALEIGGDYFDFFRLHGGKIALIIADVSDKGAPASFFMAMTRILIREVASQGHSPAEILRRVNHRLAQGNLSSMFVTLLYCEYKLDTGDIRLACAGHNAPICIYSDGRVEQIPMNVGLPLGALPTTHYQTTEFQLPTSSTMFLYTDGITEAMDKSGKEFGLEKLAFNLKGANERECKEIAHEILDKIDNFADGAPQCDDITMLILNRKYNKEPIKYPTQLQMEKSTLLRLPAHTNVLDKIATLAEQIANDCGFDNKATYQIKLALDEIVNNVIMHAYSGNPSETFQIKFIPFDGGLKIEIIDYGIPFDFKEKLDRYDGKATADQAIGGIGLYLVKQFVDEVHYEPETVDGNKVTIIKLKAPKGE